From one Stigmatella erecta genomic stretch:
- a CDS encoding CHAT domain-containing tetratricopeptide repeat protein, with protein sequence MRQAFGWVMAVILCCSAEGRANEGQPAARLREAQADFDEATKLHDAGKYAEALARSEHALALREAVLGKRHTDVAQSLNNLASLSYEQGLYEQAEPLCQRALAIWEAALGKSHPDVALALTNLARIYYRQGLYGRAEPLFQRALAIREATLGESHPVVAQSLSNLATLYKTQGLYGHAEPLYQRALAIQEVALGKTHSDIASSLNNLANLYAGQGLYGRAEPLYQRALAMWETVLGKSHPAVALALNNLATVYSDQGLYGRAESLHQRALAIRAVTLGKSHPSVADSLNDLANVYWKQGMYGRAESFYRRALAIQEAALGKSHPDVANSLHNLANLYRARGFYGRAEPLYQRAWVIREVALGNNHPKVVESLNDLGQLWLAQHRLSEALPLFTQAFSISEQRLRHEALDFSETRLASFLAHLRADEQRLYALLRAHPENARVRHLALSAVLLHKGRSVAETASISRTLYRSLGPEDRDTFEQLRSLRTQRAALSFSGPGGLTPESYQQRLHSLAEEGDALEANLAKRSAPLRSLTALPSPAGIVDRVASALPKDGALVEFIAYQDHPLVYKPGTLQAKVASPMRYLALVLFPDASTRAVDLGPAPPIDRAASRLHDALAESEASFQSASQALYRRAFQPLLPLLGTTRRLYLSPDGQLGLVPFYAFHDGQGFLLDSFDFTHFTSGRELLRESQDSAPPSSVFVLADPSFTSFPASVSAGALPAPGAPPLSGSLERFFSTLPQDLLRDAWVPLPGSRLEAQGIQRLLPQAQLFLGPEATKQRLLQLPTPGILHLATHGFFLDKAPSAPGSRGLAAIDALDGAPSPQQEPLLNSGLVLAGAHPPASEFAASSPEATLVTALELAGLNLWGTQLVVLSACDTGRGQVLMGQGVYGLRHAFVAAGAETVLVSLWKVNDDSTRLLMDLYYRNLLAGQGRASALRAAMISLRASHPHPHAWAPFIALGSDEPLRAILPSVPQTPEPKPRVPHKSQD encoded by the coding sequence ATGCGTCAGGCTTTCGGCTGGGTGATGGCAGTCATTCTTTGCTGTTCGGCGGAAGGGAGGGCCAACGAGGGCCAGCCAGCTGCGCGGCTAAGGGAGGCGCAAGCGGATTTTGACGAGGCGACGAAACTCCATGATGCAGGCAAGTATGCAGAAGCCCTTGCACGGTCCGAGCATGCGCTCGCACTCAGAGAGGCCGTCCTCGGCAAGCGCCATACCGACGTCGCACAATCGCTCAACAACCTCGCCAGTCTCTCCTATGAACAGGGGTTGTACGAGCAAGCCGAGCCCCTCTGCCAGCGAGCGCTTGCCATCTGGGAGGCAGCCCTGGGCAAGAGCCACCCCGACGTCGCCCTGGCACTCACCAACCTCGCCAGAATCTACTATCGACAGGGGCTGTACGGCCGGGCCGAGCCCCTTTTTCAGCGCGCACTCGCCATCCGGGAGGCAACTCTCGGCGAGAGCCATCCCGTTGTCGCGCAATCACTCAGCAACCTTGCCACCCTTTACAAGACCCAAGGGTTGTACGGCCATGCCGAGCCCCTGTACCAGCGTGCGCTGGCGATCCAGGAGGTTGCCCTCGGAAAGACTCACTCCGACATCGCCTCCTCGCTCAACAACCTCGCCAACCTCTATGCAGGCCAGGGATTGTACGGCCGGGCCGAGCCCCTCTACCAGCGCGCGCTGGCCATGTGGGAGACCGTTCTCGGCAAGAGTCACCCAGCTGTCGCCTTAGCGCTCAACAACCTCGCCACTGTCTATTCGGACCAGGGACTGTACGGCCGGGCCGAGTCCCTCCACCAGCGCGCCCTGGCCATCCGAGCGGTCACTCTCGGCAAGAGCCACCCCAGCGTCGCCGACTCGCTCAACGACCTGGCCAACGTTTACTGGAAGCAGGGGATGTATGGCCGGGCCGAAAGCTTTTACCGGCGTGCCCTCGCCATTCAGGAGGCTGCCCTCGGCAAGAGCCACCCGGACGTCGCCAATTCGCTTCATAACCTCGCCAACCTTTACCGGGCGCGGGGCTTCTACGGCAGGGCGGAGCCCCTTTATCAGCGCGCGTGGGTCATCCGGGAGGTGGCGCTTGGCAATAACCACCCCAAGGTCGTTGAATCGCTCAATGACCTCGGCCAACTCTGGTTGGCCCAGCATCGCCTCTCCGAGGCGCTGCCCCTCTTTACTCAAGCCTTCTCCATTTCCGAGCAGCGCCTGCGTCACGAGGCGCTCGATTTCTCCGAAACCCGCCTTGCCAGCTTCCTCGCCCATCTGCGGGCCGATGAACAGAGACTCTATGCTTTGCTGCGCGCGCACCCCGAAAACGCCCGGGTGCGGCACCTGGCCCTCAGTGCCGTGCTTCTGCACAAGGGCCGCTCCGTCGCGGAGACAGCGAGCATCTCCCGTACTCTCTACCGCAGCCTGGGCCCCGAGGACCGCGACACCTTCGAGCAACTCCGGAGCCTGCGCACCCAACGCGCCGCCCTTTCCTTCTCGGGCCCGGGAGGGCTCACCCCGGAATCCTACCAACAGCGCCTCCACTCCCTGGCGGAAGAGGGGGATGCACTCGAAGCGAATCTGGCCAAACGCTCCGCTCCTTTGCGTTCACTGACCGCTCTGCCTTCACCGGCTGGCATTGTCGACCGTGTTGCCTCCGCTCTTCCCAAGGACGGCGCGCTGGTCGAGTTCATCGCCTACCAAGACCACCCTCTCGTGTACAAACCCGGGACGCTGCAGGCGAAGGTGGCCAGCCCGATGCGCTACCTGGCGCTGGTGCTCTTCCCCGATGCCTCCACCCGCGCCGTGGATCTGGGCCCCGCACCGCCCATCGATCGCGCTGCTTCGCGCCTGCATGACGCCCTGGCCGAGAGCGAAGCCTCGTTCCAATCCGCCTCGCAAGCACTCTACCGGCGAGCCTTCCAGCCCCTGTTACCGCTGCTGGGCACCACTCGCCGCCTCTACCTGTCTCCCGACGGCCAATTGGGCCTCGTCCCTTTCTATGCCTTTCACGACGGCCAGGGCTTCCTCCTGGACTCCTTCGACTTCACCCATTTCACCTCGGGCCGAGAGTTGCTGCGAGAGTCCCAGGACAGCGCTCCCCCCTCCTCCGTCTTCGTCCTCGCTGACCCAAGCTTCACCTCCTTCCCTGCCTCCGTTTCTGCCGGTGCGTTGCCTGCTCCCGGCGCTCCCCCCCTCTCCGGCTCCCTGGAGCGTTTTTTCTCTACCCTGCCCCAGGATTTGCTCAGAGACGCGTGGGTGCCCCTGCCGGGCTCGCGTCTGGAGGCTCAAGGCATTCAGCGCCTGTTGCCCCAGGCTCAGCTGTTCCTGGGCCCCGAGGCCACCAAGCAGCGGCTGTTGCAGCTTCCCACCCCAGGCATTCTCCATCTGGCCACCCATGGATTCTTCCTGGACAAGGCCCCCTCCGCACCAGGCTCCCGGGGCCTGGCTGCCATTGACGCCCTGGACGGTGCTCCTTCGCCCCAGCAGGAGCCGCTGCTCAACTCGGGCCTCGTCCTGGCGGGTGCTCACCCCCCAGCCTCTGAGTTCGCTGCTTCCAGTCCCGAGGCGACCCTGGTCACGGCGCTGGAACTGGCCGGGCTCAATCTGTGGGGAACCCAGCTGGTCGTCCTGTCGGCCTGCGACACCGGCCGGGGCCAGGTCCTCATGGGCCAGGGCGTCTACGGCCTGCGCCACGCCTTTGTGGCAGCGGGAGCCGAAACCGTGCTCGTGAGCCTCTGGAAGGTGAACGACGACTCCACGCGCCTGCTCATGGACCTCTACTACCGCAACCTCTTGGCCGGGCAGGGCCGCGCCTCCGCCCTGCGCGCGGCCATGATCTCGCTGCGCGCCTCGCATCCTCATCCCCATGCCTGGGCCCCTTTCATCGCCCTGGGCAGCGATGAGCCCCTGCGCGCCATTCTCCCTTCCGTCCCTCAGACGCCGGAACCCAAGCCAAGAGTTCCTCACAAAAGTCAGGATTGA
- a CDS encoding ankyrin repeat domain-containing protein yields the protein MKKADQLLDEMPPQLDEAIPLLREVVAADPDHLLALHSLNWAWDPTRRAEPHRWEREVKSEHWRVRDRVLKLTRGTKPGGKLTTAQKARSLALSQWAEDLVRRKPTASQLAQAETALEEAEGLRELVDHARARRGLDAWKALRRGPPEQGYRQLLSLVEESPGMRAGEVADDDNLVAFQGLEGAFSDKGFHAWLRKQTPAPRPPASKAKALDHGLLLAAGLDAAPFFGPGFEGDSRTGRVLALAALGASLEAQDQHKRRALHLAAMVDDPSLVKELLRLGASPDATDAAKATPLHAAAEHGSASCIALLAKGGVPVDALDQAGRTALFDARRADVARALIGAGANPNAGKGWTPLHQHARVKERGPVIEVLLQAGADVARKNASGQTPAKEALEHGNPHLAQLMGARAPSGKRGAVDVQPMLEALARRRKAVLKAWYYEDKDVDAIEQVLQRLALEGATSWNALAGAVQGLPPWTAMALVELARDALPAEAKTPRLTRLPRLVRGNLVVKGDVHVDGPLLVTGNLTVDGVLRNAGPEGLLVVGGSLRASGLDTDAEVIVGQDLEAQVVWGHGNDASLRAGGVLKAKAVIADGHDVRAKVKAMHHFAVDDFDASDTSLQQVFVPKAFALARLDRERLFHVLRKTGKALT from the coding sequence ATGAAGAAGGCGGACCAGTTGCTCGATGAGATGCCGCCCCAACTGGACGAGGCCATCCCGCTGCTGCGCGAGGTGGTGGCGGCAGATCCCGACCACCTGCTGGCGCTGCACTCGCTCAACTGGGCGTGGGATCCCACGCGGCGCGCGGAGCCCCATCGCTGGGAGCGCGAGGTCAAGTCCGAGCACTGGCGGGTTCGCGACCGCGTCCTCAAGTTGACCCGGGGCACAAAGCCCGGCGGAAAACTGACAACCGCTCAGAAGGCGCGCTCGCTGGCCCTGAGCCAATGGGCCGAGGATCTGGTGCGGCGAAAGCCAACGGCGAGCCAGCTCGCTCAAGCGGAGACCGCGCTGGAAGAGGCTGAAGGCCTGCGTGAGCTCGTGGACCACGCGCGGGCGCGGCGCGGGCTCGACGCTTGGAAAGCGTTGCGGCGTGGGCCACCGGAGCAGGGCTACCGGCAACTGCTCTCCCTGGTCGAGGAGTCTCCCGGCATGCGCGCTGGCGAGGTGGCGGACGACGACAACCTGGTCGCTTTCCAAGGATTGGAGGGCGCCTTCTCCGACAAAGGCTTCCACGCCTGGCTCCGGAAGCAGACGCCCGCCCCGCGGCCCCCGGCGAGCAAGGCCAAGGCCCTGGACCACGGACTCCTGCTGGCGGCGGGGCTCGACGCGGCCCCCTTCTTCGGCCCTGGTTTCGAAGGCGACAGCCGGACTGGCCGGGTGCTAGCCCTGGCCGCGCTGGGGGCCAGCCTGGAGGCCCAGGATCAACACAAGCGCCGAGCCCTCCACCTGGCCGCGATGGTGGATGACCCCTCGCTGGTGAAGGAACTGCTTCGGCTGGGGGCTTCTCCTGACGCAACCGACGCGGCGAAGGCCACGCCCCTGCATGCCGCGGCTGAACACGGCAGTGCGTCCTGCATCGCACTGCTGGCCAAGGGCGGCGTTCCCGTGGATGCACTCGACCAAGCAGGGCGCACGGCGCTCTTCGATGCGCGACGGGCCGACGTGGCGCGGGCGCTCATCGGCGCGGGGGCCAACCCCAACGCGGGCAAGGGCTGGACACCCCTGCACCAGCACGCGCGCGTCAAGGAACGAGGGCCCGTCATCGAGGTCCTGCTCCAGGCCGGGGCAGATGTGGCTCGCAAGAACGCATCAGGCCAGACGCCCGCGAAGGAGGCGCTGGAGCACGGTAATCCGCACCTCGCCCAGCTCATGGGCGCCAGGGCGCCTTCGGGCAAGAGGGGCGCGGTCGACGTACAACCCATGCTGGAGGCGCTGGCCCGCCGGCGCAAGGCGGTGCTCAAGGCCTGGTACTACGAGGACAAGGACGTGGACGCCATCGAGCAGGTCCTGCAACGGCTCGCGCTGGAAGGCGCCACGTCCTGGAACGCGCTCGCGGGAGCGGTACAAGGCCTGCCTCCCTGGACGGCCATGGCCCTGGTGGAGCTCGCGCGGGATGCGCTACCGGCCGAGGCGAAGACGCCTCGCCTCACCAGGCTCCCGCGCCTCGTGCGAGGGAACCTGGTGGTGAAAGGTGACGTGCACGTGGATGGGCCCTTGCTCGTGACGGGCAACCTCACGGTGGATGGCGTGCTGCGCAACGCGGGCCCCGAAGGGTTGCTCGTGGTGGGCGGCTCGCTGCGCGCCAGCGGCCTGGACACGGATGCAGAGGTCATCGTGGGCCAGGACCTGGAGGCCCAGGTGGTCTGGGGTCACGGCAACGACGCCTCGCTCCGGGCCGGCGGTGTGTTGAAGGCCAAGGCGGTCATCGCGGACGGTCACGACGTGCGGGCGAAGGTGAAGGCCATGCATCACTTCGCCGTGGATGACTTCGACGCCTCGGACACGTCACTCCAACAAGTCTTCGTGCCGAAGGCCTTCGCCCTGGCGCGGCTGGACCGCGAAAGGCTGTTCCATGTCTTGCGCAAGACAGGAAAGGCGCTCACCTGA
- a CDS encoding LLM class flavin-dependent oxidoreductase codes for MRLDIFSEMQQPKALWRDADHEHRLIQETLAQARLADELGYGVWWQVEHHAATEFSYSSAPECMLTAIAMNTKRMHVGHSSVLAPARFNHPIRIAERAAFIDHLSEGRFQLGLARSTVPEWRTFNIDPDSTRGQMQQAFEMIPKMWGPEPFSWDSKDFQIRNIHVVPKPYRKPHPALWQACSSPASFEQAGRNGVGALGVTLWASLEEVAEMIHLYREALRKHCQPVGEFVNDQVAFFTFVHCADSEQEAMENGAAKAAAWYTNGSLTFFEAKEHFIRSAAELDALAKDPAGGGLAGQYSRKKDPNAPQSRAQRLLGRVVQGEEVPDGELWDVLSEQESLIVGSKEQVRDRLKRYEALGIDALMSFHQVGALAHEKVMKSIRLTGELIPEFSAPRAP; via the coding sequence ATGAGACTCGATATCTTCTCGGAGATGCAGCAACCGAAGGCGCTGTGGCGCGATGCGGACCATGAGCACCGCCTGATTCAGGAGACCTTGGCGCAGGCCCGCTTGGCGGATGAGCTGGGGTACGGCGTCTGGTGGCAGGTGGAGCACCACGCGGCCACGGAGTTCAGCTACAGCTCCGCGCCAGAGTGCATGCTCACGGCGATCGCCATGAACACGAAGCGGATGCACGTCGGCCACTCGTCCGTCCTTGCGCCCGCACGGTTCAACCACCCCATCCGCATCGCCGAACGGGCGGCCTTCATCGACCACCTGAGCGAGGGCCGCTTCCAGCTGGGCCTCGCCCGGAGCACCGTCCCCGAATGGCGCACCTTCAACATCGACCCTGACTCCACCCGGGGGCAGATGCAGCAGGCCTTCGAGATGATTCCCAAGATGTGGGGCCCCGAGCCCTTCTCCTGGGACAGCAAGGACTTCCAGATCCGCAACATCCACGTCGTTCCGAAGCCGTACCGCAAGCCGCACCCCGCGCTGTGGCAGGCCTGCTCCAGCCCTGCTTCGTTCGAGCAGGCGGGGCGCAACGGGGTGGGGGCGCTCGGCGTGACGTTGTGGGCCTCCTTGGAGGAGGTGGCGGAGATGATCCACCTCTACCGGGAAGCCCTCCGCAAGCACTGCCAGCCGGTCGGCGAGTTCGTGAATGATCAGGTGGCCTTCTTCACCTTCGTGCATTGCGCGGACAGCGAGCAGGAGGCGATGGAGAACGGGGCCGCGAAGGCGGCGGCCTGGTACACCAACGGCTCACTGACCTTCTTCGAGGCGAAGGAGCACTTCATCCGGTCGGCCGCCGAGCTGGATGCGCTGGCGAAGGACCCAGCGGGAGGTGGGCTGGCCGGCCAATACTCGCGAAAGAAGGACCCGAACGCGCCGCAGTCACGGGCTCAACGGCTGCTGGGCCGGGTGGTGCAGGGCGAGGAGGTTCCGGACGGGGAACTGTGGGACGTGCTGAGCGAGCAGGAGTCCTTGATCGTCGGCTCGAAGGAGCAGGTGCGCGATCGGCTGAAGCGCTATGAGGCGCTCGGCATCGATGCACTCATGTCCTTCCACCAGGTCGGCGCCCTGGCACACGAGAAGGTCATGAAGAGCATCCGCCTCACGGGAGAGCTGATTCCAGAGTTCAGCGCCCCCCGCGCGCCCTAG
- a CDS encoding ABC transporter substrate-binding protein, whose translation MAVAVAVSFSGCKKESKEEAPKPGATQQPAAAAPEDTAALEKAAEKWVDQEFTPSTLSREQQLEELKWFREAAKAYRGQTINVVSETIDTHVYEAKTMAKAFEEITGIKVKHDLIQEGDVIEKLQTQMQSGRSIYDMYVNDSDLIGTHMRYGQVVPLSDFMTGEGKDVTLPTLDVDDFMGKSFVTGPDGKMYQLPDQQFANLYWFRHDWFNKPDLQARFKKKYGYDLGVPVNWSAYEDIAEFFTNDVKEIDGVRVYGHMDYGKKDPSLGWRFTDAWLSMAGVGDKGLPNGKPVDEWGIRVEGCNPAGASVSRGGETNGPAAVYALTKYMDWLKKYAPPEASGMTFSEAGPVPGQGHVAQQIFWYTGFTAPLMKPGLPVVNADGSPKWRMAPSPHGPYWEEGMKLGYQDTGSWTMLASTPLERRKMAWLYAQFTVAKTTSLKKFLVGLTPIRDSDVRSEHAKKVADKLGGLVEFYTSPARDAWTPTGTNVPDYPKLAQLWWQNVSLAVTGEQTPQGAMDKLAKEMDDVLARLERAGMKNCPPKLNPEKDPKEWLSKGKAPHQKLANEKPKGETVPYEQLLQAWKEGRVK comes from the coding sequence GTGGCCGTCGCCGTCGCCGTCTCCTTCAGCGGCTGTAAGAAGGAGTCCAAGGAAGAGGCCCCGAAGCCGGGGGCCACGCAACAACCCGCCGCCGCGGCGCCGGAGGACACCGCCGCGCTGGAGAAGGCCGCCGAGAAGTGGGTGGACCAGGAGTTCACGCCCTCCACGCTCTCGCGCGAGCAGCAGCTGGAGGAGCTGAAGTGGTTCCGGGAGGCGGCCAAGGCCTACCGGGGACAGACCATCAACGTCGTCTCGGAGACGATCGACACCCACGTCTACGAAGCCAAGACGATGGCCAAGGCCTTCGAGGAAATCACCGGCATCAAGGTGAAGCACGACCTCATCCAGGAAGGCGACGTCATCGAGAAGCTGCAGACCCAGATGCAGTCGGGCCGCAGCATCTACGACATGTACGTGAACGACAGCGACTTGATCGGCACGCACATGCGCTACGGCCAGGTGGTGCCCCTGTCGGACTTCATGACGGGCGAGGGCAAGGACGTGACGTTGCCCACGCTGGACGTGGACGACTTCATGGGCAAGAGCTTCGTCACGGGGCCGGACGGCAAGATGTACCAGCTGCCGGACCAGCAGTTCGCCAACCTGTACTGGTTCCGGCACGACTGGTTCAACAAGCCGGACCTCCAGGCGCGCTTCAAGAAGAAGTACGGGTACGACCTGGGCGTGCCGGTGAACTGGTCCGCGTACGAGGACATCGCCGAGTTCTTCACCAACGACGTGAAGGAGATCGACGGGGTCCGCGTGTACGGCCACATGGACTACGGCAAGAAGGACCCGTCGCTGGGGTGGCGCTTCACGGACGCGTGGCTGTCCATGGCGGGCGTGGGCGACAAGGGCTTGCCCAACGGCAAGCCGGTGGACGAGTGGGGCATCCGCGTGGAGGGCTGCAACCCGGCGGGCGCCTCGGTGTCGCGCGGCGGCGAGACGAACGGCCCGGCGGCGGTGTACGCGCTGACGAAGTACATGGACTGGCTGAAGAAGTACGCGCCGCCGGAGGCCTCGGGCATGACGTTCTCCGAGGCGGGACCGGTGCCGGGCCAGGGCCACGTGGCGCAGCAGATCTTCTGGTACACGGGCTTCACCGCGCCGCTGATGAAGCCGGGGCTGCCGGTGGTGAACGCGGATGGCTCGCCGAAGTGGCGCATGGCGCCCTCGCCGCACGGGCCGTACTGGGAAGAGGGGATGAAGCTGGGCTACCAGGACACGGGCTCGTGGACGATGCTGGCGAGCACCCCGCTGGAGCGCCGCAAGATGGCGTGGCTCTACGCGCAGTTCACGGTGGCGAAGACCACCTCGCTGAAGAAGTTCCTGGTGGGCCTGACGCCCATCCGTGACTCGGACGTGCGCTCCGAGCACGCGAAGAAGGTGGCGGACAAGCTGGGCGGCCTGGTGGAGTTCTACACGAGCCCGGCGCGGGACGCGTGGACGCCGACGGGCACCAACGTGCCGGACTACCCGAAGCTGGCGCAGCTCTGGTGGCAGAACGTGAGCCTGGCGGTGACGGGCGAGCAGACGCCGCAAGGGGCGATGGACAAGCTGGCCAAGGAGATGGACGACGTGCTGGCGCGGCTGGAGCGGGCGGGCATGAAGAACTGCCCCCCGAAGCTCAACCCGGAGAAGGACCCGAAGGAGTGGCTGTCCAAGGGCAAGGCGCCGCACCAGAAGCTGGCCAACGAGAAGCCGAAGGGCGAGACGGTGCCCTACGAGCAGCTGCTCCAGGCCTGGAAAGAGGGCCGGGTGAAGTAG
- a CDS encoding DUF2160 domain-containing protein → MAWTLETALFFGVIAALLLAYTVWGLVSPSVPRRGLLPMPTGRGDRLFLGLMGSAWINLAWLGLTEAPQGIAVGLSLLFMLVIGRWG, encoded by the coding sequence ATGGCGTGGACCTTGGAAACGGCCCTGTTCTTCGGGGTCATCGCCGCATTGCTGCTCGCCTATACCGTCTGGGGACTGGTGTCGCCGTCGGTGCCCCGGCGGGGCTTGTTGCCCATGCCCACGGGCCGGGGAGACCGGCTCTTCCTGGGGCTGATGGGCAGCGCGTGGATCAACCTTGCCTGGCTCGGGCTGACGGAGGCCCCTCAGGGGATCGCCGTGGGCCTTTCACTGCTGTTCATGCTCGTCATCGGAAGATGGGGGTAG
- a CDS encoding carbohydrate ABC transporter permease encodes MKPSRLIAPLYLLLSLVPIYWLVSMSLKTNEEILGPFSLFPRAPTLANYLIIFTEPDWRQGYINSLTYVGINTVLSVVLALPAAYAFSRYRFLGDTHLFFWLLTNRMAPPAVFLLPFFQLYSSIGLFDTPWAVALAHMLFTVPLAVWILEGFMSGVPREIDETAYIDGYSFPRFFLRIFLPLIRSGVGVTAFFCFMFSWVELLLARTLTSVDTKPIAATMTRTVSAAGMDWGVLAAAGVLTLVPGAVVIYFVRNYIAKGFALGRV; translated from the coding sequence ATGAAGCCCTCGCGCCTCATCGCCCCGCTGTACCTGCTGCTGAGCCTGGTGCCCATCTACTGGCTCGTGAGCATGTCGCTGAAGACGAACGAGGAAATTCTCGGCCCGTTCTCGCTCTTCCCGCGGGCGCCCACGCTGGCCAACTACCTGATCATCTTCACGGAGCCGGACTGGCGCCAGGGCTACATCAACTCGCTCACCTACGTGGGCATCAACACGGTGCTCTCGGTGGTGCTGGCGCTGCCCGCGGCGTACGCCTTCTCGCGCTACCGGTTCCTGGGCGACACGCACCTGTTCTTCTGGCTGCTGACCAACCGCATGGCCCCCCCGGCCGTGTTCCTGCTGCCCTTCTTCCAGCTCTACTCGAGCATCGGCCTGTTCGACACGCCGTGGGCGGTGGCGCTCGCGCACATGCTCTTCACCGTGCCGCTGGCGGTGTGGATCCTGGAGGGCTTCATGTCCGGCGTGCCCCGGGAGATTGACGAGACGGCCTACATCGACGGCTACAGCTTCCCGCGCTTCTTCCTGCGCATCTTCCTGCCGCTCATCCGGTCGGGCGTGGGCGTGACGGCGTTCTTCTGCTTCATGTTCAGCTGGGTGGAGCTGCTGCTGGCGCGCACGTTGACTTCGGTGGACACCAAGCCCATCGCCGCCACGATGACGCGCACGGTGAGCGCGGCGGGCATGGACTGGGGCGTGCTCGCCGCCGCGGGCGTCCTCACGCTGGTGCCCGGGGCGGTGGTCATCTACTTCGTGCGCAACTACATCGCCAAGGGCTTCGCCCTGGGGAGGGTCTGA
- a CDS encoding carbohydrate ABC transporter permease codes for MDKPTNNRAWLLVLPVLAVVAFSAVIPLMTVVNYSVQDILGPEQHIFVGTEWFRKVLRDPELHGALRRQLGFSLAVLAIELPLGIGLALALPMKGRSASASLVVLALPLLIPWNVVGTIWQIFARGDIGLLGLVINALGLKYNYTADALDAWLTVLAMDVWHWTPLVALLCYSGLRAIPEAFYQAARIDGASAWATFRYIQLPRLRGVLTIAVLLRFMDSFMIYTEPFVLTGGGPGNSTTFLSQYLTRLAVGQFDLGPAAAFSLVYFLVVLLFSYIFYTAMTQQGQEKAS; via the coding sequence GTGGACAAACCCACGAACAACCGGGCCTGGCTGCTGGTGCTGCCCGTGCTGGCGGTGGTGGCCTTCAGCGCCGTCATCCCGTTGATGACGGTGGTGAACTACTCCGTGCAGGACATTCTCGGCCCCGAGCAGCACATCTTCGTGGGCACGGAGTGGTTCCGCAAAGTGCTCCGGGACCCTGAGCTGCACGGGGCCCTGCGGCGGCAGCTGGGCTTCTCCCTGGCGGTGCTGGCCATCGAGCTGCCGCTGGGCATCGGGCTGGCGCTGGCGCTGCCCATGAAGGGGCGGAGCGCCTCGGCGAGCCTGGTGGTGCTGGCGCTGCCGCTGCTCATCCCGTGGAACGTGGTGGGCACCATCTGGCAGATCTTCGCCCGGGGGGACATCGGGCTGCTGGGCCTGGTCATCAACGCCCTGGGGCTGAAGTACAACTACACGGCGGACGCGCTGGATGCGTGGCTCACGGTGCTGGCCATGGACGTGTGGCACTGGACGCCGCTGGTGGCGCTGCTGTGCTACTCGGGGCTGCGCGCCATCCCCGAGGCCTTCTACCAGGCGGCCCGCATCGACGGGGCGTCGGCGTGGGCCACGTTCCGCTACATCCAGCTTCCGCGCCTGCGCGGGGTGCTCACCATCGCGGTGCTGCTGCGCTTCATGGACAGCTTCATGATCTACACCGAGCCCTTCGTCCTCACGGGCGGCGGCCCGGGCAACTCCACCACCTTCCTGAGCCAGTACCTCACGCGGCTGGCGGTTGGACAGTTCGACCTGGGGCCCGCGGCGGCCTTCTCGCTCGTCTACTTCCTGGTGGTGCTGCTGTTCAGCTACATCTTCTATACGGCGATGACCCAGCAGGGGCAGGAGAAGGCCTCATGA